The DNA segment GCTTAAGGTAACGTTACTCAAAAAATACAGGAGATAAGAAGTAATGTTCGGTCAAACCACACTTGGGGCTGGTAGCGTTTCTTCATCTGCAAGCCGAGTCTTTCGTTATGAAGTCGTAGGCTTGCGCCAAAACGCAGAAACTGACAAAAATCAATTCGATATTCGTCGCAGTGGCAGTGTGTTTATTACAGTGCCATACAGTCGGATGAACGAAGAAATGCAACGCATTAACCGCTTAGGTGGCAGAATCATCAATATTTCACCATTGAGCGCTGAAGAAGAA comes from the Nodularia sp. NIES-3585 genome and includes:
- a CDS encoding phycobilisome linker polypeptide, which produces MFGQTTLGAGSVSSSASRVFRYEVVGLRQNAETDKNQFDIRRSGSVFITVPYSRMNEEMQRINRLGGRIINISPLSAEEEN